Proteins encoded within one genomic window of Formosa agariphila KMM 3901:
- a CDS encoding cell division protein FtsQ/DivIB has protein sequence MSKIHWGYVKLIVLSGIVLFLFAFASARNSQRKISEPIIHFMGDNNLYITQENVSNLLIQKEKEVSEMTKETLDLNTLEFALNSNPLIKSAQVYVDVNGSLTADIEQKLPIARIQDTTSYYLDDRGGYMPLSTNHTARVPFVVGHIEKNNLSNVFIIAQKVYNDTFLKKHVVEIHQDETQKISLKLRQHRFNVYLGDLTQLDKKINNLKVFYKKALEENSLKDYDKINLQFDNQVVCTKN, from the coding sequence ATGAGTAAAATACATTGGGGTTATGTAAAACTTATAGTTTTATCAGGGATTGTTTTATTTTTGTTTGCCTTTGCATCTGCAAGAAATTCTCAGCGTAAAATATCTGAGCCAATAATTCATTTTATGGGCGATAATAATTTATATATTACGCAAGAAAATGTTAGTAACTTGTTAATACAAAAAGAGAAAGAGGTTTCAGAAATGACCAAAGAAACTTTAGATTTGAATACGCTAGAATTTGCCCTGAATTCGAACCCATTAATTAAATCAGCACAAGTTTATGTAGATGTAAACGGCTCGTTAACAGCCGATATCGAACAAAAGTTGCCGATAGCACGTATTCAAGATACAACCTCGTATTATCTAGATGATAGAGGTGGCTATATGCCCTTGTCGACTAATCATACGGCAAGAGTACCTTTTGTTGTGGGACATATTGAAAAAAATAATTTGAGTAATGTTTTTATAATCGCTCAGAAAGTTTATAATGATACGTTTCTAAAGAAACATGTGGTGGAAATTCATCAAGATGAAACTCAAAAAATTTCATTGAAGTTAAGACAACACCGCTTTAATGTGTATTTAGGAGATTTAACTCAATTAGATAAAAAGATTAATAATCTAAAAGTATTTTATAAGAAAGCTCTAGAAGAGAATTCGCTTAAAGATTATGATAAAATTAATTTGCAATTCGATAACCAAGTGGTGTGCACCAAAAACTAA
- the murC gene encoding UDP-N-acetylmuramate--L-alanine ligase, whose amino-acid sequence MNLNTIDNVYFIGIGGIGMSALARYFKANNKRVAGYDKTPSDVTRALDALGIEIHFSDSVANIPNSFFNYDTTLVVYTPAIPKDNMELVYFKNNKSFSVLKRSEILGLVTENTFCLAVAGTHGKTTTSSILAHLLYECQVPMTGFLGGISENYNSNYISKGTEVSVVEADEFDRSFLTLSPDIACITSMDADHLDIYGEAEALKDSFIEFSKRVKKGGKLFVKNGLPIEGITYGIEDDSDYTAQNIKIENGGYVFNVKTPTAVVKDIQFNLPGRHNLSNALIALAMAVEYGCPHPQLAEALALYKGVKRRFTYHIKSDDLVFIDDYAHHPEEINAVYQAVTEMYPGKSVLAVFQPHLFSRTRDFIDEFAKSLSQFDAVLLLDIYPARELPIEGVTSAWLLDKIKTENKELVSKSNLISKIKASDASVIVTMGAGDIGVEVEHIKTALQDE is encoded by the coding sequence ATGAATTTAAACACTATAGATAACGTTTATTTTATTGGTATTGGCGGAATTGGGATGAGTGCTTTAGCACGATATTTCAAAGCTAATAACAAGCGTGTTGCTGGGTATGATAAAACCCCTAGCGATGTTACGCGTGCTTTAGATGCGTTAGGTATTGAGATTCATTTTAGTGATTCTGTTGCAAATATTCCGAATTCATTTTTTAATTACGATACAACTTTAGTGGTGTATACACCGGCGATTCCGAAAGATAATATGGAATTGGTGTATTTTAAAAACAATAAAAGTTTCAGTGTGTTAAAACGTTCTGAAATTTTAGGATTGGTTACAGAAAATACGTTTTGTTTGGCTGTAGCGGGTACGCATGGTAAAACAACAACCTCAAGTATTTTGGCGCATTTGTTATACGAATGCCAAGTGCCAATGACTGGGTTTTTAGGTGGTATAAGTGAAAATTATAATTCTAATTATATATCTAAAGGCACAGAAGTTTCTGTGGTAGAAGCCGACGAGTTTGATCGTTCGTTTTTAACGTTATCTCCAGATATTGCTTGTATAACATCTATGGATGCAGATCATTTAGATATTTATGGAGAAGCAGAAGCGCTGAAGGATTCGTTTATAGAGTTTTCAAAGCGTGTAAAAAAAGGAGGTAAGTTGTTTGTTAAAAACGGATTGCCAATTGAAGGTATAACATACGGTATAGAAGATGACTCTGATTATACTGCACAAAATATTAAAATAGAAAACGGAGGTTACGTGTTTAATGTAAAAACACCAACAGCTGTTGTTAAAGATATTCAATTTAACCTGCCTGGTAGACATAATTTGTCTAATGCTCTAATTGCCTTGGCGATGGCTGTAGAATATGGGTGCCCTCACCCGCAGCTCGCCGAGGCTTTAGCATTATATAAAGGGGTTAAAAGACGTTTTACTTATCATATTAAGTCAGACGATTTGGTTTTTATAGACGATTATGCACATCATCCGGAAGAAATAAATGCCGTGTATCAAGCGGTTACAGAGATGTATCCAGGAAAAAGTGTGTTAGCGGTATTTCAGCCTCATTTGTTTAGTAGAACACGTGATTTTATAGATGAATTTGCTAAAAGTTTATCGCAGTTTGATGCTGTGTTATTATTAGATATTTATCCGGCTCGAGAGTTACCAATTGAAGGCGTAACATCTGCCTGGTTGTTAGATAAAATTAAAACTGAAAATAAGGAATTGGTGTCAAAATCAAATCTTATATCAAAAATTAAAGCGAGTGATGCATCTGTAATTGTTACAATGGGAGCAGGTGATATTGGAGTAGAAGTTGAACATATAAAAACCGCATTACAAGATGAGTAA